A stretch of Colletotrichum lupini chromosome 2, complete sequence DNA encodes these proteins:
- a CDS encoding carboxylesterase, producing MARKETLRENERDRVAEKSSSLILLLVSMARLSFLFSAAAACFLQAVAAQEPTAQVLNGTYQGRHLPEWDQDAFLGVPFAQPPVGQLRYKWPQSLNTSFEGTRDATEQGYSCMQFRGTFNMSEDCLTLNVVRPAGKPEKPLPVLVWIFGGGLYTGSIADPQYNLSGIVKVSQDMGQPIISVAMNYRLNMYGFLQTPQILAEGSSNAGLLDQRLALRWIQENIAAFGGDPDRVTIWGESAGAQSIAYHMFSYDGRDDGLYRAAILESGGPTGAQVQDLAYYNAPVENLTRSVGCWTAKDQLACLRGLSQTQLFAGNPSQVWSPMIDGDFLTGYPSQLIREGKFVKVPLLTGTNSDEGINFNPNSPKPNTETDLFNGFTWWRSYALSPPTIRKLFELYPNDPCTQPPLSITNCSVYPEYGLQWRRGASIGGDLVMISGRRKMCELYAVSQPVYSYRFDQLLWNRKQIEGVRHFDNVAYSFQNISGLLGPSPQYDSHVRFARAIGEAYVRFVYDTDPNPKVGSNGTFTNGTSLLPYWPKYDLSAPKNLVLNASKSYVEDDTWRKEGIDFINTYEVARELLA from the exons ATGGCGC GAAAGGAGACGCTCAGGGAAAATGAGAGGGACCGAGTAGCAGAGAAGAGCAGCAGCTTGATCCTCCTTCTTGTTTCCATGGCTCGGTTGTCCTTTTTGTTTTCCGCGGCTGCGGCTTGCTTCCTCCAGGCTGTGGCAGCTCAAGAACCTACAGCCCAGGTCCTCAATGGCACTTACCAAGGCCGTCATTTGCCTGAGTGGGACCAAGACGCCTTTCTCGGTGTCCCTTTTGCGCAGCCTCCGGTTGGCCAGTTGCGGTACAAGTGGCCACAAAGCCTCAACACTTCCTTCGAAGGCACGAGAGATGCCACAGAACAGGGCTACAGCTGTATGCAGTTCAGAGGGACCTTCAACATGTCCGAGGACTGCTTGACCCTCAATGTTGTCCGTCCAGCTGGAAAGCCTGAGAAGCCGCTCCCGGTTCTCGTATGGATCTTTGGTGGTGGCCTATACACTGGGTCAATT GCCGATCCTCAATATAACCTCTCGGGCATTGTCAAAGTCAGTCAGGACATGGGCCAGCCCATTATTAGCGTAGCCATGAACTACCGTCTCAATATGTACGGCTTCCTACAAACACCTCAAATCCTCGCCGAAGGATCCAGTAACGCGGGTCTGCTGGATCAAAGGTTGGCGCTCCGGTGGATCCAGGAGAACATAGCGGCCTTTGGTGGAGACCCGGACCGGGTGACGATATGGGGCGAGAGTGCCGGGGCCCAGAGCATCGCCTACCACATGTTTAGCTATGATGGCCGGGACGACGGCCTCTACCGCGCCGCAATCCTCGAGAGCGGCGGGCCGACGGGGGCCCAGGTACAGGACCTTGCCTACTACAACGCTCCCGTCGAGAATCTGACGCGCAGTGTCGGCTGTTGGACCGCCAAAGACCAGTTGGCTTGCCTTCGTGGCCTAAGCCAGACGCAACTCTTTGCAGGAAACCCCAGTCAAGTGTGGAGCCCGATGATTGATGGCGACTTCCTGACGGGCTACCCGAGTCAACTGATCCGCGAGGGCAAGTTTGTCAAGGTGCCTCTTTTGACGGGCACCAACAGCGACGAGGGAATCAACTTCAACCCCAACAGCCCCAAGCCAAATACCGAGACTGACCTGTTCAACGGCTTCACTTGGTGGCGCTCTTACGCCCTCTCCCCACCGACGATCAGAAAGCTCTTTGAGCTGTATCCCAACGACCCCTGCACCCAACCGCCGCTCTCCATCACGAACTGTTCCGTGTACCCGGAATATGGCCTGCAGTGGCGGCGGGGTGCCTCCATCGGCGGCGACTTAGTCATGATCTCGGGCCGCCGGAAGATGTGTGAGCTCTACGCCGTCTCTCAGCCCGTGTACAGCTACCGCTTCGACCAGCTGCTTTGGAACCGTAAGCAGATTGAGGGTGTGCGACACTTTGACAACGTCGCGTACAGCTTCCAGAACATTTCTGGCCTGCTCGGGCCGTCGCCGCAGTATGACAGCCACGTGCGCTTCGCCCGCGCCATTGGGGAGGCCTATGTGCGCTTCGTTTACGACACGGATCCAAACCCAAAGGTTGGCAGTAATGGGACTTTCACGAATGGCACGTCGCTGTTGCCGTATTGGCCCAAGTATGACTTGAGTGCCCCCAAG
- a CDS encoding BolA-like protein, translating into MLCRACRRAIALPKPTNTIIAKAPLSSLSIATRNDALRSAPRVQVAKAIRPLPQSNLRSISKRSYSSATETATALEKPDHLDDAESTIWDKLVAEFTPSELIVQDVSGGCGSMYAIDITSAKFKGANMLKQQRMVNAVLGDMMKQWHGVQLRTKAPQ; encoded by the coding sequence ATGCTTTGCAGAGCGTGCCGTCGCGCAATTGCGCTCCCCAAGCCCACGAACACCATCATCGCAAAGGCTCCCCTCTCAAGTCTGTCGATCGCAACAAGAAACGACGCCCTGAGATCCGCTCCTAGAGTCCAAGTTGCCAAGGCGATCCGACCACTGCCTCAATCCAACCTCCGATCCATCTCCAAGCGCTCCTACTCCTCCGCGACCGAGACCGCAACAGCCCTCGAGAAGCCCGACCACCTGGACGATGCCGAGTCGACGATATGGGATAAGCTGGTTGCCGAGTTCACGCCCTCGGAACTCATCGTTCAAGACGTTTCGGGCGGATGCGGTTCCATGTACGCCATCGACATCACCTCGGCCAAATTCAAGGGCGCCAACATGCTGAAGCAGCAGCGCATGGTCAACGCCGTCTTGGGCGACATGATGAAGCAGTGGCACGGCGTTCAGTTGCGCACCAAGGCACCTCAATAA